One Vicia villosa cultivar HV-30 ecotype Madison, WI linkage group LG5, Vvil1.0, whole genome shotgun sequence genomic window, ATTTGACGTAGCTAACACAACTTAATATTAGATCGAAAATTCCAAAAAGCCCTTGAGAATAAACAAATATCAGGGCTTTTGGTTAGGGTATGTCAGTCACAATTTGGTTAGGGTATGTCAGTCACAATTTGGTTAGGGTTATGTCAGTCAAAACTAATTGCTTACTATGTTGCGGTGAAGATAGCTTGACATTCAAATGATCAATTTTGCAAATCATTCTTGTATAGCTTAACTCAttctccaaatagagtgaacaacAGAAATTAAAAGTGCTCTTGTATGCTGCAATGAAGGTAGCTTGGCATTTAAATGATCACTTTTGCAAATCATTCTTGTATAGCTTAACTCGTCCTCCAAATAGAGTGACTTGCCTTGAATgattaaattttgaaattcaaagcACCTTCTTAGTTGAGGTCTTTTTTGCCTTGACTTTGATTGAATAATTTGATGTAGACTTGAAGTCTTAAAAAAAGGGCATCTCCACTGAAACTTGTGTTATGTATACGAGCAATTTTTAATCTGTTATACTTATACATATACTTTTCACTGTTAGCTTGTTAACTGCTTATGCAAGTTTGTTGTTTTTTGGGCTATATTGGGGTTGTCCTAACTACCTGGAGACCTTTTTGTAAATAAGATTTATAAGGCTTGGAAAGAAGAGGTTAAGATTCTGTGGAACTGTCCTACGTTCACTATTTTCTGGTCTTTTTAGTTAGAGGAGAATGCTTAGATTTTTCAGGTTGTTTAGATGTTTTAAGCATTATTATGGGATGGAATGAAGATCCTTGCATCTCTTCTCTTTGGTGCTTGGCTCATGGTCTCTCAACTCAAAGGGGATTTTCGTTTAAGACGTGCATCCAAATTGTGCTTTGCAAATTATAGTTTTCATGAGTTTTGTTTGATGGTTCTTAGAAATTTGCTCTAGTTATAGTTTTCTTGTCGAGGATATCCTCTTCTTCCTTGGTATATGTCTGGCacaatttctttttttataaaacaaatgaTTTCTCCATACTTTTTCATCTCATGGATTTCACTCTCCCCTCCTCTCTCTTACCACTCTGTATATATACTTATATCTCATTTCTGTTACAGCCGGTCCAAGATCCAAAAAAGATGACACAAATAATTGTAGAAGCACTGGAGACCACAGGTCAGAGGGGCATCATCAATAAAGGATGGGGAGGTCTTGGGAATTGTAAGGATACTGCTTATTCAAGCTTTCATTTGAATAGTTCATTAGTTTTTTTGTTTCTTTAACAAAATGTTCTTTCCCAGTGACAGAACCAAAGGACTCTATATACTTGTTGGATAATATTCCTCATGATTGGTTATTTTTACACTGCAAAGCAGTGGTAAGATCATCTAATTCAATACTTAGTTCAGCATTTTATTAAATGTAAAAACCACATTAAAATAACAacaaatataatagttatatcaaATTATTAAATTTTGCTATCTAAATTTTTGGTTGCAATTATTTAGCTCTGCAAATTCTAATTGTTTTACCATGTTTTTGCAGGTGCATCATGGAGGAGCAGGAACAACAGCCGCAGGGTTGAAAGCTGCGGTAAGAAATTAATACCTTTTTTTAGTCCTTAGTAAATATCAtatcatttggttttgtttttaataaacTTATATTTTTTATGGCAGTGCCCAACGACCATAGTTCCTTTTTTTGGCGATCAACCCTTTTGGGGTGAGAGAGTGCATGATAGAGGAGTCGGTCCTCCACCTATCCCAGTTGACGAGTTTTCTCTTCCTAAGTTGATTGATGCCATAAATTTTATGCTAGATCCCaaggtaaataaaaaaaataatttccttAAACCTGTACGCTTATTAGCCAAATGAAATGAGCTTGCTTCTTTCAAAGCACATGCTTTGATTTAATTCTTGTTTGTACTACTTCCAGGTAAAGGATCATGCAATTGAACTTGCCAAGGCCATGGAAAATGAGGACGGGGTAACTGGAGCAGTGAAAGCATTTTTTAAGCAGCTTCCTCAAAAGAAACCCGAGACCGATACCGAGCCGTCTTCATCtaaaattttctctttaagtagATGTTTTGGTTGTTCCTGATCCAATGCAAGCTGATCAACCCCAGCCTTTTCTCAATCTATATGTACATCCCAATTTTATATGTTACTGCATCAACGAGATGTGCTCAACTTGTTAGTTGTCACAGTCACGTGATTGCATAGTTCTGTGCATGCTTCTATTCAGTGTGAGCTTTAATATGTATATGTAAATTTTCTGTTGtgtttaatattattgactctctTGGTGCCTAGGTAACGGTTTTGTTCTTTTTCTCTTTTGTACTTGAcaaatatatcaaatatatacATGATCTAATTTCAAAGTATGGAGTTATGATGCAAAATATTGACCAGCTATCTTATATGTATAAACAAATGAACTGCCTAAACTAATATTCTAGATTGTTAAATGTGGTACTTTTTTGAGGTATATTTCAGGCCGGTTTAAGAATTAAGCAGCCTAAACTAAGATTCTAGATaaaaaaaaccaatcaatcaatttcaattaaaaaaacatagaTCCTAACCAATTTGTCTAGTTGCTCCATGCTCTGAAAGCGAAGTTTCTATCTTAATTTCAAAACAATAGTAGTCATTAACTTGGAAAAGTGTAATACTTAgaataaaataacaaaatcaaataatGTGTTCCTTTCTAGAATTGACGACTTTCTTCATTTCAGATGAACATTTGACATTATCCTTTTCCCGTTTCCATTCCTCTCAGCCCCCAAATTTGACAACTTCTCTTCATATCTCTCTCCATTATATTTCTTCATCATTTctcatttttgttaaaaaaaacaaaaacttgtTACAGAGAGTTTTGATCATTGATATTCGATGGGACAACAGTCTTTGATTTACAGTTTCGTTGCTCGTGGCACGTTGATCATAGCAGAACACAGTGACTTCACAGGAAACTTCACCACCATAGCTTTGCAGTGTCTTCAAAAACTCCCTGCTTCTAACAACAGGTTCACTTACAATTGCGACGGTCACACCTTCAACTTCCTCGTCGATAATGGATTCAGTAATTAATAATCtctttttttattgatatattgttttttttgttgatttagtTATATGATTAATTGATTTTTGTAGGTTACTGTGTTGTGGCCGTGGAGTCTGTTGGTAGACAAATTCCAATAGCTTTTCTTGAACGTATTAAGGATGATTTTAACAAAAGATATGGTGGAGGAAGAGCTGCAACAGCAACTGCTAAAAGTCTTAACAAAGAATTCGGGTATCTAATTATGTTCTATTATCTCGATGTTCAaagtttatttatgttttaaataATTCCGATCCATACCGGTGAATTAATCACAATTTGTTCTTTTATCATAAAAACGTTATTGTCGAAGCTGTTTTTGCTGTAACATACcgtttttaaaaacttttataaaTTTGCTCTCTATAATACTTATGATATATATGCTTTAGCCCAAAGTTGAAGGAGCATATGCAATATTGTGTGGATCATCAGGAAGAAGTTAGCAAACTTGCTAAAGTCAAAGCTCAAGTTTCTGAAGTCAAAGGAGTTATGATGGAAAATATTGACAAGGTATTATATTAGTTGTATATATAGACATACACACTTCTTCAGATTGAAGACGTGTATGGTGTCTGAATGTGTATGCGTTGGTGCTTAATAGTTGTTGATTGTCTATGAACTTATGTGCAGGTTATTGATCGGGGAGAGAAGATTGAAGTTTTGGTGGATAAGACGGAAAACCTTCATTCTCAGGTTAGatgctttattttattgtttattttcaaTCACACGAGTGAAACTACCAGTTTTAtgtatgtgaaattgagtaaggAGATGATTATggaaaatatattgtttttataaatgtttaattaattaatatcacTCGTAGTTTAGCACGAGTAGTTTAGTTTATGTGCGGAGTCTGTGAGTGTTGTAAACTTTGTCTTGGATACCACCGATGTATAGTGCAATACGCGTGGAGTGTGCGAGTGTTGTAAAACTTGAACTACGAAATTTGATTCAAACCCTAATATTTGATTAATTAGTTATCAATTATTTATAATCATGGTTAATCTTTGCAGGCACAAGATTTTAGGCATCATGGAACCCAATTGAGGAGAAAGATGTGGTATCAGAACATGAAGATCAAGCTCATAGTTCTTGCTATCATAATTGCATTGATTCTAATTATTGTTCTTTCTGTGTGCCATGGCTTCAGTTGTTAAATATTGTCACTACATTTTGAGTTGTTAAATATTCTGATTattgaaactttttgatttgtataTTAGACATTGAATGTCTTCATGTAAAAACAGTTAGGAAGGGAAATGAATAAGGTTTGGTAGGATGTTTTTCACTTCTTTTGTTTCTCTATAAACTTGATTATTTCATTTATGGAATTGTATATCATTTTGAATACTATCATTTGCAAGTCACCTTAGCTTCTTATAACTAAATCATATGTGACATTATTTTTCTTAGATTTAAACCCACTTTAACTCTCAAGAGAACCATATGATTTCAAATCTTTGTTGTTGTAACATTTGTCAACACACAAATAATCCATAGAACTGGCGTGAATAAGCTAAACCATGATTTATCAATGCATTACATATTCCTAACTAATAAAAAATGCAACAAAGCACATGTCTTAAAATAGACTAAGAAAAAATGATTAACTGTTTTCACAACACCATAGCCACTCAAATAAACTTGAGAAGTCACCTTCAAAATACTGCATTTAACCAAGCTATCATTGTGTATTGTTATttgaatataatttatttaagcaTTTGATATAATAATGTATACTAAGAATTTGAGTAATAAACACATAAactttgagaaatttgatgacaATGTGCATGAAGATGGCACTCGAGATAGTATCATTAAGTAAAAAATATGAAAGATCAATCAAGTTCGGTGAAACTACGAAGCTCGAAGTATGGGTAAGAGAAGACCAAAAGAGTAAGCGAGTATAAAATCAATAATCTATGTTTTACTAAAGTTGATATGTTagaaaaattttatattaaaaagttgtAGGACAAACAAGTTAAGTTTTATTGGATGTGCATGATAATTCAAACATTTTGTATAAGTTTCTGGGAGCAATTTGATGTGAACAGATTAAAAAATAAGCACTTTTGGAACTGCTATTTTCaagggcgtaaccggttacgtgaaaaggcgtaaccggttacagaaGGAGTTTTCagttatttttttctattatgcATAGGCGTAATCGGTTACGGCCTTTGGCGTAACCGATTATGAGCCCGAGTTTGGACtgtttaacttattttttaagtTGTTTTGTATTTCACTTGTTTTATATAGCTTGTATAAATATCTCTCAATTGTAACATTGTTGTTAATGCCAAATTCACATCCCatctcaattactctctctctctctctattatttTTTCACATCCTCTTCTTCAATTACTCACTTTTCTCCATTGATTAACCAACATAGTTTGTGTATGTTCCAATATTTGGCATCAAGAGCCTGATTCTGATCCATAATCCGTTGCAAAGATGACTACCGTCTCCAATGATCGATTTCCCACCAATTTTCCAACCCTTGATACGAAGAACTATGATAAATGGTGCAAACAGAGGAAGATATTGTTTGActatcaagatgttcttgaagtggTTAACAATGGAGTTACTCTACTTGGGGCAGAAGCTACAGATGATCAGAAGGCTACACACAAGGATgaaaagaagaaagattacaagaCACTTCTTGATTCATTCTTGTGTTGATGGTGACAACTTTAAAAAAGTTGGTGATTGCAATTCAGCGATGCAATCTTGGGAGATCTTGAAGAAAGCTTGTGAAGGGGTTGATAAAGAAAAGGTGATGATGTTACAAACTCACAAGTGATAGTTCGAATTGGTTCAAATGGAAGAGAAGGAGACAATTAATGCGCATTACGCGATTAGTGAATCAAATTAAGTCACGCGGAGAAAATGTTTTTGGAGCAAAATGTTGTGTCGAAGATAAGATTCGACAACATTGTAGTGACAATCGAAGAATCAAAGGACTTTTCAACATTGAGCAAAAAGGAGCTTCAAATTTCTCTTGAGGCTCATGAACAAAGGATGGATGAAAGGGAAAATGATAAAGCTTAAGCATCAAACTCATAAAGACAAGAAATCCACACAAAAGAAAACTCTCAAACAAATCCTAACGGTCGTCAATATCCAAAATGCTTGTCACTGGGTTTTGGGACAACGACAATCAGCTCCTCATCAAGATGACAAACGTCATTTTTTCCAGAGGCATGAGGGTCAGCCTGTCATAGTGGTGACGACCGTCACGGCGCACCAGATGTGTTTTTTTTGTGTGTGCATAAAATGCAGAATAAACCCTCAAACCCTCAATTTCTCTACTTCTAAGCATCATACATAAAATACATAGCACAATAACAAATTTATCAGCATTAAAACATGCATTCCACACATATAACATGCATTCATAAGTTTAAGCATCAAACTCATAAAGACAAGAAATCCACACAAAAGAAAACTCATGAAAATCCTAATTTTTCCCAATCATGCTAAATccgaaaaaaaattagatttaaaGACCCCACTGTTTAAGAACCCCGCCTTTGAGTTAACAGAACCTCCTGGAATCTAAATAATGGAGGGGATATTGTTGAAAAGCTTTGAATCGTCTTCTTTCTTTAAGCTTCAAGAATGTATGCAATCTCCTTCTTTtactctttctttcttctttccatGTTCCTTTTTCATCCCAAAAGATAATGAGAAACAAGTAAAAGAACTAGTAAGAGGGCTGGCTCCTCATGGAAAAGGACCATTTTCCCTCCAACTAAGTCCAATTTATTAGTTTTCTAGTAGTCCAAAACTAACCAATTCCTTAAAATTTCAATCTACTAGAAATGAGGTTCCAAGTGAAAATGACAAATGTGTGCTTCAATtaccatgtattaaaaaaaaatctagtaATTAAATACTAAGCATCTGTGTTACATTTTCCCCCAAATTGAAGTTTGTTCTCAAATTTCTTTTATCATCAAGGTGGAAAATACTTTTACATGTACTACTCCAGCTAATGTGGTTTCACTTAGTTACGACTCTTCCACCACTTTCTAAAGTGTCCTTCACCGAACACACAACTCTCAAAGTTGGAATAAAGTTGGTTTGTACCATATCCTTTAGGTTTTGattataacaaagtatttaaagaacaattgAATATGCTAATGTTTGTTCAAGTGTGCAAGAACATATACTGTAATTTTGATTCAAAGACAGTTCAGATACTACGTTAAACATCCAAAGAAAAGTTTAAAGttgtagattctgaagaatcagccTCTAAAGAGGTCGACTTTTGAATACCACAGTCTGAAGAATAGTCAGATCCTAGACTCTGATCAAGTCAACCTCTAAAGACTCGGAGTTTGAAGGACCAGAAACTAAGACTCATCTTCTGAAGACTCGGAACCTGAAGTAGTCAAAGATCAAGGATCAAAAAACTCTAATAGGTCACTATCAGACTCCGAAGACATTTTGTCTTCTTCTGATCACGTGAAAACTTAACATAAAATATGCAGAAAACAGAAGGAATGCAACTGATAATTTCTCTTGTAGCAAAGGAATTTCAAATGGTCCTTCATCGACATTAACCATACTTTTTTATATATGACAATACTTTGTGATCTTTTACGAGAAGAGTGTTCTCATCTTCTATCATATCACACATCTCATGCTGGAACATATATAATTTTGAATCTTATCTTTCATATATTAAATATCATCTTCATTAATTAACGGAGTAAGGTCAACATAATCACTAGAacaatcattatcattatcaaaattatatatatatatatatatatatatatatatatatatatatatatatatatatatatatatatatatatatagggagcgtatccggtgagaacggGTGTCTTTTATGAGAAATGGGAACTATTGATATCAACCatcagatttaattaacgtttaagatttattGATTCCATATTAAGAGCACCTTActgaatttttatcaattatgatccatatttaaaaattccataaataaaatatctttttaaaagaatgttgttatttctttaattattagaaTATTATCAAAATAGGAAAAAATTTCGGAATTATAACACTTAATATTTAAATGTTATCACAATAATTTTCATTTTCACTATAATTCTAACTCCATTTTAATTtgatctataatttattttgaatgaaataaattatcttatttataatatatttttttattcttcataattgattttgatttgttcattatttaattttgaataatactatgaatataaaattaaatttatacttAAGAAttcataaacttttatttttcacataattataaatataacttGTTATTAATTTGTCACTTATATTTTCATTTAACTAAAAAAACTTAAGAATGTAAATTTATTACTGATATTTTGATTaggatgatttatttatttttaaattcactTTTTTTCATGCTATACTATTCTaaccattttaaatatttttttaaaaatctattatttaaatttgtatttgattaaaaatactgaagaaaaagaaatttttacttatattttaatttggttgatttatttatttgaaagttCAAAATATTTTGTTCTTGCAAGTTATTCTTGtgactattttaaattaaaacatattattgatttatcagatatattttaatttgattataagttttaaaaatgtgaaattattaaatatatatagatttggttgaattattaacTTACAAgcttggtaattttttttttttttaatttcaacgaTCATCtccatttaaaataaattatacttgTGTTAAAATTTTAGTAATTAAAGCAAGTAAAAAAAATCGGAAATAATatctttttatgaaaaatttaaatACTAGGCAAACTAGATAAAAAGACAATAATATTCTATTTGTATTGAATTAATAAATCTTATGAGtgataaatatgattaaaatattatttattcaatcataagattaaaatatatttatcaccAATGTTCTAATCTTATTTGATCAAATAATAGcacattagtaaaaaaaaattgtgataacattaaaatattaagtgtaataattctgaaaagaattctcttattttgatattattttaataattaaagaaatagaAATGTTCTTTTGAAAAGATActttatttatggaatttttaaatattgatcATAACTGATAAAAATTCAGTAAGATGTTCTAAATATAGAATCaataaatcttaaacgttaattaaatctgatGGCTGATAtcaatagttctcatttctcataaaagatatcagttctcaccggatacgcttcctatatatatatatatatatatatatatatatatatatatatatatatatatatatatatatatatatatatatatat contains:
- the LOC131601516 gene encoding vesicle-associated membrane protein 721, translating into MGQQSLIYSFVARGTLIIAEHSDFTGNFTTIALQCLQKLPASNNRFTYNCDGHTFNFLVDNGFSYCVVAVESVGRQIPIAFLERIKDDFNKRYGGGRAATATAKSLNKEFGPKLKEHMQYCVDHQEEVSKLAKVKAQVSEVKGVMMENIDKVIDRGEKIEVLVDKTENLHSQAQDFRHHGTQLRRKMWYQNMKIKLIVLAIIIALILIIVLSVCHGFSC